The following proteins are encoded in a genomic region of Alphaproteobacteria bacterium:
- a CDS encoding AMP-binding protein, whose amino-acid sequence MAAREFYDDLETRDPEGREAAQFAALREQMAAAKAASPAWAKLHDGIEPGDVTSREALAALPVIRKSALTERQAVEPPLGGLTTLSPGELDWIFCSPGPIFEPGVRSGDYWRMGRALFSAGFRGGDIVYNTFAYHLTPAGHMMETGAEACGCAVVPGGVGNTEQQVQALVGLKPNAYVGTPSFLRILLERAAEAGHDVSCLTKAAVGGEALPPSVRAEFQECGIATTQSYGTADVGLIAYESPIPEGMIIDEGVIVEIVEPLGSAPVAEGEVGEVVVTALNPVYPLTRFATGDLSAILPGHSACGRTNSRIKGWMGRADQTTKVRGMFVHPMQVAQVVGRHPEISRARLVLQNPDNRDCMTLHCESASDGGERLSQAIAESIHAVCKLHGDVIFVKPDSLPDDGKLIDDERTWD is encoded by the coding sequence ATGGCGGCGCGCGAATTTTACGACGATCTCGAGACCCGCGATCCAGAAGGTCGCGAGGCGGCACAATTTGCAGCTCTGCGCGAGCAGATGGCGGCGGCTAAGGCGGCGAGTCCAGCCTGGGCCAAGCTACATGACGGCATTGAGCCTGGTGATGTGACTTCGCGCGAGGCACTGGCGGCGCTGCCGGTGATACGCAAGTCGGCGCTCACCGAGCGCCAAGCGGTCGAGCCACCGCTCGGTGGCCTGACGACGCTGAGCCCCGGAGAGCTCGACTGGATCTTCTGCTCTCCGGGGCCGATCTTCGAGCCCGGCGTGCGCAGCGGCGACTACTGGCGCATGGGCCGCGCCCTATTTTCCGCTGGCTTTCGCGGCGGTGATATAGTCTACAACACTTTCGCCTACCATCTGACGCCTGCTGGCCACATGATGGAGACTGGTGCCGAGGCCTGCGGCTGTGCCGTGGTGCCCGGTGGCGTCGGCAATACAGAGCAGCAGGTGCAGGCGCTGGTCGGCCTCAAGCCTAATGCCTATGTTGGCACGCCGTCCTTTCTGCGTATTTTGCTCGAGCGCGCGGCCGAGGCCGGCCATGATGTCTCCTGCCTGACCAAGGCAGCGGTTGGTGGTGAGGCTCTGCCGCCATCGGTGCGTGCCGAGTTCCAGGAGTGCGGCATTGCCACCACGCAGTCCTACGGCACCGCCGATGTTGGCCTGATCGCCTATGAGAGCCCGATCCCCGAAGGCATGATCATAGACGAAGGCGTGATCGTGGAGATTGTCGAACCGCTCGGCAGTGCGCCCGTCGCCGAAGGCGAGGTCGGGGAGGTGGTGGTCACGGCGCTCAACCCGGTCTATCCGCTGACCCGCTTCGCCACTGGCGACCTTTCGGCGATCCTGCCGGGGCACAGTGCATGCGGACGCACCAATTCGCGCATCAAGGGCTGGATGGGTCGTGCCGACCAGACCACCAAGGTGCGTGGCATGTTCGTGCATCCCATGCAAGTGGCCCAGGTCGTCGGCCGCCATCCCGAGATTTCTCGCGCCCGTCTGGTGCTGCAAAATCCGGACAACCGCGACTGCATGACATTGCATTGCGAGTCCGCCAGCGACGGCGGCGAGCGTCTGTCCCAGGCTATCGCCGAGTCGATCCATGCCGTCTGCAAGCTACACGGTGACGTCATCTTCGTTAAGCCTGACAGTCTACCCGACGACGGCAAGCTCATCGACGATGAGCGGACCTGGGATTAG
- a CDS encoding NAD(P)/FAD-dependent oxidoreductase, with protein sequence MTTSTEHFDILIVGAGISGIDAAYHLQQHFPARRFTLLESQESFGGTWLTHKFPGIRSDSDLYTFGYKWKPWSGPPIATAPEILAYLNEVLDEQDIRRHIRFRHAVTAAVWSSGDRCWTLDVRHGEGGKTAQFTCNFLWMCQGYYHHHEGYTPEFPGRELFQGPVVHPQTWPEDLDYEDKTVVVIGSGATAATLIPAMTEKAAHVTMLQRSPTYFYPKPNVNEVAEMMRQLDIPEEWTHEIVRRSVLLEQRTTTRRSFEEPEALRKELMDGVRAYLGPDYDVDTHFNPSYRPWRQRLAVVPDGDLFKGIRAGKASVVTDHIETFTESGILLKSGKELRADIIVTATGFNLSALGDIPFVIDGEPLDFSQCFGHHGILFSGVPNMAWVFGYLRTNWTMRADLVCGFVCRLLKHMDAIGADVVTAELREEDHDMSALPFIDPENFNAGYLTRKMHIMPKQGDREPWTFSQNYYTEKDLIEGADLEDGTLVYRYFTQPTLEITIRHKVEDLHS encoded by the coding sequence GTGACGACTTCTACTGAACACTTCGACATTCTGATCGTCGGCGCCGGGATCTCCGGCATCGATGCCGCCTATCACCTGCAACAGCATTTCCCAGCGCGGCGTTTTACCCTGTTGGAGAGCCAGGAAAGCTTCGGCGGTACTTGGCTGACGCATAAATTTCCGGGCATTCGCTCGGATAGCGATCTTTATACCTTCGGCTACAAATGGAAGCCCTGGTCAGGCCCACCCATCGCCACGGCGCCCGAGATCCTGGCCTACCTCAACGAGGTGCTCGATGAGCAGGATATCCGCCGCCATATCCGCTTTCGGCATGCGGTCACCGCCGCAGTCTGGTCGAGTGGGGATCGCTGCTGGACGCTCGACGTGCGGCATGGTGAGGGTGGCAAGACCGCGCAGTTTACCTGCAACTTCCTTTGGATGTGTCAGGGATACTATCACCACCACGAAGGGTATACGCCAGAATTCCCCGGGAGAGAACTCTTCCAGGGACCGGTCGTGCACCCGCAAACCTGGCCAGAAGACCTCGATTACGAAGACAAGACCGTTGTTGTAATCGGCTCAGGCGCAACCGCCGCGACCCTCATTCCGGCGATGACCGAGAAGGCTGCGCATGTCACCATGCTGCAGCGCTCGCCCACCTATTTCTACCCCAAGCCCAACGTCAACGAAGTCGCGGAAATGATGCGCCAACTCGACATCCCCGAGGAATGGACACATGAAATCGTGCGGCGCAGCGTACTGCTGGAGCAGCGGACTACTACCCGTCGCTCTTTCGAAGAGCCAGAGGCACTACGCAAGGAACTGATGGACGGCGTGCGCGCCTATCTCGGCCCCGACTATGACGTCGACACCCATTTCAATCCGAGTTATCGGCCTTGGCGCCAGCGCCTCGCGGTTGTACCAGATGGTGACCTCTTCAAAGGGATTCGTGCCGGCAAGGCCTCAGTCGTGACCGACCACATCGAGACCTTTACTGAAAGCGGCATTCTGCTGAAATCCGGTAAGGAATTGCGAGCGGACATCATCGTGACCGCAACCGGCTTCAATCTCTCGGCACTGGGCGACATTCCCTTCGTCATCGACGGCGAGCCGCTTGATTTCTCGCAGTGCTTCGGCCACCACGGGATTCTCTTCAGCGGCGTACCAAACATGGCCTGGGTATTCGGCTACCTGCGCACCAACTGGACGATGCGCGCCGACCTAGTCTGCGGCTTCGTCTGCCGCCTGCTAAAGCATATGGACGCGATCGGTGCCGATGTCGTCACGGCCGAGCTGCGCGAGGAAGACCACGACATGTCAGCGCTGCCCTTCATCGACCCCGAAAATTTCAATGCCGGCTACCTGACACGCAAGATGCACATCATGCCAAAGCAGGGCGACCGCGAGCCCTGGACGTTCAGCCAGAATTACTACACCGAGAAAGATCTGATCGAAGGCGCCGACTTGGAAGACGGCACGCTGGTCTATCGCTATTTCACGCAGCCGACGCTTGAGATTACTATCCGCCATAAGGTCGAGGATCTGCATTCATAA
- the gltB gene encoding glutamate synthase large subunit codes for MTPVRAQGLYDPINEHDSCGVGFVANIKGRRSHEIIRDGLQILLNLDHRGAVGADPLVGDGAGCLLQVPDRLLRDWASSEGHELPPEGHYGVAMCFLPADDDARQIAVEHFESFAKAEGQSILAWRAVPLDLDGIGERVLECMPVIRQAIVVRSVKLKDQDAFERKLFTIRKQALNSIRTLADTYGREALTEFYVASSSSRTIVYKGLLLARQVGTFYRDLTNPLTESALALVHQRFSTNTFPSWRLAHPYRMLAHNGEINTVRGNVNWMAARRQSMASDLMGPDLDKMWPLIPHGQSDTACIDNALELLVAGGYSLAHAMMLLIPEAWSGNTLMDPKLRAFYEYYAALMEPWDGPAAIAFTDGRQIGATLDRNGLRPARYVVTDDDHVIMASEVGVLSVPEESIVHKWRLQPGKMLLIDFDEGRIISDDEIKTTFSEKHPYQEWLDITQFKLEDLDERPLSERDAKRNAIDDLLITQQGFGYTHEDISVFLEPMARSGEDPIGSMGVDVPIPVLSNKAKLLYNYFKQNFAQVTNPPIDPIREQLVMSLVSMIGPRPNLLGHHAGSHMRLEVSQPILTDGDLAKIRSISSLVGEAFRTHTIDATWAASKGVDGLGPAVERICAEATEAVLGGHNILVLSDRKMCESRVPIPALLATAAVHHHLIRQGLRTSTGLVVETGEAREVQHFCVLAGYGAEAVNPYLAFATLEQIRVREGMSLSSEDVRQNYIKAVGKGIFKVMSKMGISTYQSYCGAQIFDAVGLSSKFVEKYFTGTASTIEGANVSVIAGEALERHHAAYGDDPIYHDMLDVGGDYAYRVRGEDHAWTPQSVAALQHAVRGNMSEQYHEFARSINDQSERLLTIRGLMELRRAERPLSLDEVEPASEIVQRFATGAMSFGSISREAHTNLAIAMNRMGGKSNTGEGGEEVDRFTPMENGDSMRSAIKQVASGRFGVTIEYLVNADDIQIKMAQGAKPGEGGQLPGHKVDLNIARVRHSTPGVGLISPPPHHDIYSIEDLAQLIHDLKNANPKARISVKLVSEVGVGTVAAGVSKARADHVTISGYEGGTGASPVTSLTHAGSPWEIGLAETQQTLVLNELRGRIVVQADGGLRTGRDVVVGALLGADEFGFSTAPLIASGCVMMRKCHLNTCPVGIATQNPELRARFKGQPEHVINYFFFVAEEVRELMACMGFRRFNEMVGRVDRLDMRRAVDHWKASGVDLSRLLYEAPARPGVAIYNCEAQDHHLDQALDKDLVEVAQPALVARKSVRIEREIRNVNRTVGTMLSGEVAKRYGHAGLDDNTIAIQLTGTAGQSFGAFLAHGVNMTLYGDANDYVGKGLSGGTLVVRQPKEAEREPVENIIVGNTVLYGAIAGEAYFEGVAGERFAVRNSGAIAVVEGVGDHCCEYMTGGVVVVLDKTGRNFAAGMSGGIAYVYDPDKRFESVCNTAMVDLEPIARADPAAADDPDRPLQHPQGVENNGMGDVLRFDAERLRLLIERHRLFTGSERARELLENWGNTLSRFVKVMPRDYRRALLAMKEDDDVAGIAAAG; via the coding sequence ATGACGCCTGTGAGAGCACAAGGTCTGTACGACCCCATCAACGAGCATGATTCGTGCGGCGTCGGTTTCGTGGCCAATATCAAGGGCCGGCGCAGCCACGAGATCATCCGTGATGGGCTGCAGATCCTGCTCAACCTGGACCATCGCGGCGCCGTCGGGGCTGATCCCTTGGTTGGCGACGGGGCCGGGTGCCTGTTGCAGGTTCCCGACCGTCTGTTGCGCGACTGGGCGTCCTCCGAAGGACATGAACTGCCGCCGGAGGGCCATTACGGGGTGGCGATGTGCTTCCTGCCGGCCGATGACGATGCGCGCCAGATTGCGGTGGAGCATTTTGAATCGTTTGCCAAGGCGGAAGGGCAGAGCATTCTCGCCTGGCGCGCTGTGCCGCTCGATCTCGACGGCATCGGCGAGCGGGTCCTTGAATGCATGCCCGTCATCCGCCAGGCCATCGTCGTTCGCAGTGTCAAGTTGAAGGACCAGGATGCCTTCGAGCGCAAGCTCTTCACCATCCGTAAGCAGGCACTGAACAGTATCCGCACTCTCGCCGACACTTACGGCCGAGAGGCGCTGACCGAGTTTTACGTCGCCTCGTCCTCCTCGCGCACAATCGTATACAAGGGCCTGCTGCTGGCGCGCCAGGTCGGGACTTTCTATCGTGACCTGACAAATCCGCTAACCGAGTCGGCGTTGGCGCTCGTGCATCAGCGTTTCTCGACTAACACCTTCCCGTCCTGGCGCCTAGCCCATCCCTATCGGATGCTGGCGCATAACGGTGAGATCAACACCGTGCGCGGCAATGTCAATTGGATGGCCGCGCGGCGCCAATCCATGGCCTCCGATCTGATGGGGCCGGATCTCGACAAGATGTGGCCGCTGATTCCGCACGGTCAGAGCGATACGGCCTGTATTGACAATGCGCTCGAACTGTTGGTGGCGGGCGGCTACTCGTTGGCCCATGCGATGATGCTGCTGATCCCGGAGGCCTGGTCCGGTAACACGTTGATGGATCCAAAGCTGCGGGCCTTCTACGAGTATTATGCAGCTCTCATGGAGCCTTGGGACGGGCCCGCCGCGATTGCTTTTACCGACGGCCGCCAGATCGGTGCAACGCTCGACCGCAACGGCCTAAGGCCGGCGCGTTACGTGGTGACCGACGACGATCATGTCATCATGGCCTCGGAGGTCGGCGTGCTGTCGGTGCCGGAAGAGAGTATCGTGCACAAATGGCGCCTGCAGCCCGGCAAGATGCTGCTCATCGATTTCGACGAAGGGCGAATCATCTCAGACGACGAGATCAAGACCACATTCTCCGAAAAGCACCCCTACCAGGAGTGGCTCGACATCACCCAGTTCAAGCTGGAGGATCTCGACGAGAGGCCGCTATCCGAGCGTGATGCTAAGCGCAATGCCATCGACGATTTGCTGATCACCCAGCAAGGCTTCGGCTATACGCACGAGGACATCAGCGTCTTCCTTGAGCCGATGGCGCGCAGTGGCGAGGATCCGATTGGCTCGATGGGCGTGGACGTGCCCATCCCGGTGCTCTCGAATAAGGCCAAGCTGCTCTACAACTACTTCAAGCAGAATTTCGCTCAGGTCACCAATCCGCCGATTGATCCGATCCGCGAGCAGTTGGTGATGTCGTTGGTCTCCATGATCGGGCCGCGACCGAACCTGCTCGGTCATCATGCCGGCTCGCATATGCGCCTGGAAGTGTCTCAGCCGATTCTTACCGATGGCGACTTGGCGAAAATCCGTTCTATCTCCTCGCTGGTCGGTGAGGCCTTCCGCACCCACACCATCGACGCCACCTGGGCGGCGAGTAAGGGCGTGGACGGGCTTGGCCCGGCTGTCGAGAGAATCTGCGCCGAGGCGACCGAAGCGGTTCTCGGTGGCCACAACATACTCGTGCTGTCGGATCGCAAGATGTGCGAGAGCCGGGTGCCGATTCCGGCGTTGTTGGCCACCGCGGCTGTGCATCATCACCTGATCCGCCAAGGTCTGCGTACCTCGACGGGTCTGGTAGTCGAGACGGGCGAGGCGCGCGAGGTGCAGCATTTCTGTGTTCTCGCCGGCTATGGTGCTGAGGCGGTTAATCCCTATCTCGCCTTTGCCACGCTTGAGCAAATCCGTGTGCGCGAGGGTATGTCGCTGTCCAGCGAAGACGTGCGCCAGAACTACATCAAAGCCGTCGGTAAGGGCATCTTCAAGGTCATGTCTAAAATGGGCATCTCGACCTACCAGTCCTATTGTGGCGCGCAGATTTTCGATGCGGTCGGCTTGTCGTCGAAGTTCGTCGAAAAATATTTCACCGGCACGGCCTCGACCATCGAAGGGGCGAATGTCTCGGTTATTGCCGGCGAAGCGTTGGAGCGCCACCATGCCGCTTACGGCGATGACCCCATATATCACGACATGCTCGATGTGGGCGGCGATTACGCCTATCGCGTGCGCGGTGAGGATCATGCGTGGACGCCGCAGAGTGTTGCCGCACTGCAGCACGCGGTGCGCGGCAATATGTCTGAGCAATACCACGAGTTCGCACGCAGCATAAACGACCAGAGCGAGCGCCTACTGACTATTCGTGGACTTATGGAATTGCGCCGGGCAGAGCGGCCGCTGTCACTCGACGAGGTCGAGCCGGCCAGCGAAATCGTCCAGCGCTTTGCCACCGGCGCCATGAGCTTCGGCTCGATCAGCCGCGAAGCGCATACCAATCTCGCTATCGCCATGAACCGTATGGGTGGCAAGTCCAACACGGGCGAGGGGGGCGAGGAGGTCGATCGCTTCACGCCCATGGAGAACGGAGATTCTATGCGCTCGGCGATCAAGCAGGTGGCCTCGGGCCGCTTCGGCGTCACGATCGAGTATCTTGTCAATGCTGATGACATCCAGATCAAGATGGCCCAGGGCGCGAAACCCGGCGAGGGTGGTCAGCTGCCGGGCCATAAGGTAGATCTCAACATTGCCCGCGTGCGCCATTCGACGCCGGGTGTTGGTCTGATCTCACCGCCGCCCCATCATGACATCTATTCGATCGAGGATCTGGCGCAGCTCATCCACGATCTTAAGAATGCCAATCCCAAAGCCCGCATCTCGGTCAAGTTGGTCTCAGAAGTCGGTGTCGGCACCGTCGCTGCGGGCGTCAGCAAGGCTCGTGCGGACCATGTGACCATATCTGGCTATGAGGGCGGCACTGGCGCCAGCCCCGTCACTTCGCTTACCCATGCCGGCTCACCGTGGGAGATTGGGCTTGCCGAGACACAGCAGACCTTGGTGCTCAATGAACTTCGCGGGCGGATCGTCGTGCAAGCTGATGGCGGTTTGCGCACGGGCCGCGACGTTGTCGTCGGTGCCCTGCTCGGCGCCGACGAGTTCGGCTTCTCCACCGCGCCATTGATCGCGTCGGGCTGTGTGATGATGCGAAAGTGTCACCTGAACACCTGCCCGGTCGGCATCGCGACCCAGAATCCGGAGCTTCGTGCCAGGTTCAAGGGGCAGCCCGAGCATGTCATCAATTATTTCTTCTTCGTCGCCGAGGAAGTGCGAGAATTAATGGCCTGCATGGGCTTTCGCAGATTCAATGAGATGGTGGGACGGGTCGATCGTCTCGACATGCGCCGCGCCGTTGACCACTGGAAGGCGAGCGGAGTTGATCTCTCCCGTCTGCTTTATGAGGCGCCGGCGCGACCGGGCGTCGCCATCTACAATTGCGAGGCCCAGGACCACCATCTTGACCAGGCGCTGGACAAGGATCTAGTCGAGGTGGCGCAGCCGGCGCTGGTGGCGCGCAAGTCGGTGCGGATCGAGCGTGAGATCAGAAATGTGAACCGAACGGTTGGCACCATGCTCTCGGGAGAAGTTGCTAAGCGCTATGGCCATGCTGGTCTAGACGATAACACCATCGCCATCCAGCTAACCGGTACCGCGGGCCAGAGCTTCGGCGCCTTCCTCGCCCATGGCGTTAATATGACGTTATATGGCGATGCGAATGATTATGTTGGCAAGGGACTTTCTGGTGGCACACTCGTGGTGCGCCAGCCCAAGGAAGCGGAGCGCGAGCCGGTCGAAAATATAATTGTCGGCAATACCGTCCTTTATGGTGCCATCGCGGGCGAGGCCTATTTTGAGGGTGTTGCCGGCGAGCGTTTCGCGGTGCGCAACTCTGGCGCTATTGCTGTAGTTGAGGGTGTCGGTGATCATTGCTGCGAATATATGACAGGCGGCGTGGTCGTGGTGCTTGATAAGACGGGACGCAACTTTGCCGCCGGTATGTCGGGCGGCATCGCCTACGTCTACGATCCAGACAAACGTTTCGAGAGTGTCTGCAATACGGCGATGGTCGATCTCGAGCCGATTGCGCGCGCTGATCCCGCCGCCGCTGACGATCCCGACCGTCCGTTGCAGCACCCACAAGGGGTCGAGAATAATGGTATGGGTGACGTGCTGCGCTTCGATGCAGAGCGGCTGCGTCTGCTCATCGAGCGGCATCGTCTGTTCACCGGCAGCGAGCGGGCGCGCGAGCTGCTGGAGAACTGGGGCAACACGCTATCTCGCTTCGTCAAGGTCATGCCTAGGGATTACCGACGGGCGTTGCTTGCGATGAAAGAGGATGACGACGTGGCCGGCATTGCCGCTGCGGGATGA
- a CDS encoding 2'-deoxycytidine 5'-triphosphate deaminase, with amino-acid sequence MSKQAAAQGKSKGYMRATGILPYQALAAAVRAGEVSAVREMEAVQIQPSSLDLRLGAVAYRIRASFLPGPDTAVLEKLARYGMHEIDLTEGAVLEKGCAYMVPLQEHLRLPSRIDALANPKSSIGRLDVFTRVIADGGVAFDRVPKGYGGSLFAEIAPRTFSIKVREGSRLCQLRMRRGRPSVRGSALEQLNRDAKLVDTPPKHAIIQDDLIGVTLDLDGEAGGVVGYRARKHTDVIDLDRVGAYEAAEFWEPIRPHKGGGIVLDPDDFHILATRERVRVPPDHAAEMVAYDTMVGEFRVHYAGFFDPGFGWGEGPGSKAVLEVRSHDVPFVLEHGQTIGWLRYERLAGTPDRIYGADLGSSYQGQGLKLGKHFRPWA; translated from the coding sequence ATGAGCAAACAAGCGGCTGCGCAAGGCAAAAGCAAGGGCTACATGCGCGCCACGGGCATTCTGCCCTACCAGGCGCTAGCAGCTGCCGTGCGCGCCGGTGAGGTCTCGGCCGTGCGCGAGATGGAGGCGGTTCAGATTCAGCCGAGCAGCCTCGATTTGCGTCTCGGTGCGGTCGCCTATCGCATCCGCGCGAGCTTTCTGCCCGGCCCCGACACCGCGGTGCTGGAGAAGCTCGCGCGTTACGGTATGCACGAGATCGACCTCACCGAAGGCGCCGTGCTGGAAAAGGGTTGCGCTTACATGGTGCCGTTGCAGGAGCACTTGCGCCTGCCGAGCCGCATCGACGCCCTCGCCAACCCGAAGAGTTCGATCGGCCGGCTCGACGTGTTTACCCGCGTCATCGCTGACGGCGGCGTTGCCTTTGACCGGGTGCCGAAGGGGTACGGCGGCTCGCTCTTTGCCGAGATCGCACCCCGGACATTTTCGATCAAAGTGCGCGAGGGGTCTAGGCTTTGCCAGCTGCGTATGCGCCGTGGCCGGCCGAGCGTGCGTGGTAGCGCGTTGGAACAACTCAACCGGGACGCCAAGCTGGTCGACACGCCGCCCAAGCACGCCATCATCCAGGATGATCTGATCGGCGTCACCCTTGACCTAGACGGCGAGGCTGGCGGTGTGGTTGGCTACCGTGCGCGCAAGCACACCGACGTCATCGATCTTGACCGGGTTGGCGCCTACGAGGCAGCTGAGTTCTGGGAGCCGATCCGCCCCCACAAGGGCGGTGGCATCGTGCTCGATCCGGATGACTTCCATATCCTGGCAACGCGCGAGCGTGTGCGCGTGCCCCCCGACCATGCCGCCGAAATGGTCGCCTACGACACCATGGTGGGCGAGTTCCGTGTTCATTATGCCGGCTTTTTCGACCCCGGCTTTGGTTGGGGTGAGGGGCCGGGCTCAAAAGCCGTGTTGGAAGTGCGCTCGCATGACGTGCCCTTTGTGCTCGAGCACGGCCAGACTATCGGCTGGCTGCGTTACGAGCGCCTCGCTGGCACGCCGGACCGGATCTACGGTGCCGATCTTGGCTCTTCGTATCAGGGCCAGGGTCTCAAGCTCGGCAAGCACTTCCGCCCCTGGGCTTGA
- a CDS encoding VOC family protein: MEPLRDIAHLGHVELLTPKPSESEWFFCEVLGMAKVHGEGQSVYLRGYGDYAATTLKLTESAAAGLGHVAWRTLSPEALDRRATAIETAGLGLGWSNGDFGHGMCYRFGDPDGHEMEIYYDEQRYEAPEGLRSALRNQPMRTPNHGVGVRRSDHLAILCRDVGANREFAQAMLGLQLREQVIYNNGATEIGAWMSSSATHHEVAYVTDVKGLRGRLHHFSLWVDSQSDVLRAADLYMEHGIQIEAGPSRHNNSQGFYLYAFEPGGNRVEVYTSGFFVFAPDFEPVVWNEETRGDGVYWGESLPESFLNYATPNETDNDG; encoded by the coding sequence ATGGAGCCACTTCGCGATATTGCCCATCTCGGTCATGTCGAACTACTGACGCCGAAGCCGAGCGAAAGTGAATGGTTTTTCTGTGAGGTTCTCGGTATGGCGAAGGTCCATGGCGAGGGCCAGTCGGTCTATCTGCGAGGCTACGGCGATTATGCAGCGACGACGCTGAAGTTGACTGAATCCGCTGCCGCCGGGCTCGGCCATGTTGCTTGGCGCACGCTCAGTCCGGAAGCGCTCGATCGGCGCGCTACCGCGATCGAGACGGCCGGTCTTGGCCTCGGCTGGTCGAACGGCGACTTCGGGCACGGCATGTGCTACCGCTTCGGCGATCCCGACGGCCATGAGATGGAAATCTATTACGACGAGCAGAGATACGAGGCGCCCGAGGGGCTGCGCTCGGCGCTGCGCAATCAGCCCATGCGCACCCCAAACCACGGCGTCGGTGTGCGCCGCAGCGACCATCTCGCCATCCTCTGCCGGGATGTTGGCGCCAACCGCGAGTTCGCGCAGGCTATGTTAGGTCTGCAACTGCGCGAGCAGGTGATCTACAACAACGGTGCCACCGAGATCGGCGCTTGGATGAGCTCATCGGCAACGCACCACGAGGTCGCCTATGTCACAGACGTCAAGGGTCTGAGAGGCCGGCTGCACCACTTCTCGCTCTGGGTGGATAGCCAGTCTGACGTGCTGCGCGCCGCCGACCTCTACATGGAGCACGGCATCCAGATAGAGGCGGGCCCGTCGCGGCACAACAATTCGCAGGGCTTCTACCTCTATGCCTTCGAGCCCGGCGGCAATCGTGTCGAAGTCTATACCAGTGGCTTCTTCGTCTTTGCTCCGGATTTTGAGCCCGTGGTCTGGAACGAGGAGACCCGCGGTGACGGTGTCTACTGGGGTGAGTCACTGCCCGAGAGCTTCCTCAATTACGCGACTCCCAACGAGACAGACAACGACGGCTGA
- a CDS encoding nitronate monooxygenase family protein produces the protein MKTRITELFGIEHPIIQGGMHYVGFAELAAAVSNAGGLGIITGLTQKTPADLANEIARCHDMTDKPFGVNLTILPVIEAPDYPGYIDAIIDGGVTIVETAGRNPQDHLPRLKDAGVKIIHKCTTVRHSLKAESIGCDAISVDGFECGGHPGEDDIPNMILLPRAAEELTVPFIASGGMADARSLVAALALGADGMNMGTRFIATQEAPVHENVKQAIVAASETDTELVMRPLRNTERVLKSDATTRLLEKEAALGKDIKFPDIMAEVAGVYPKVMMNGDMDAGVWSCGMVAGLINDIPTCQELIDTIMSEAEALIRQRLKDIIAA, from the coding sequence ATGAAGACGCGCATCACCGAGCTGTTTGGCATCGAGCATCCGATCATCCAGGGCGGCATGCATTACGTAGGCTTCGCCGAGCTCGCGGCGGCGGTATCCAACGCCGGCGGCCTCGGCATCATCACCGGCTTAACCCAGAAGACGCCAGCCGATCTGGCCAACGAGATCGCCCGTTGCCACGACATGACCGATAAGCCTTTCGGCGTCAACCTCACCATCCTGCCGGTGATCGAGGCGCCGGACTATCCGGGCTATATAGACGCCATCATCGACGGAGGCGTGACGATCGTCGAGACCGCCGGCCGCAATCCCCAAGACCATCTGCCGCGGCTCAAGGATGCGGGAGTCAAGATCATTCACAAGTGCACCACCGTTCGCCATTCCCTGAAGGCGGAGAGCATTGGCTGCGACGCCATCTCGGTCGACGGCTTCGAGTGCGGCGGTCATCCCGGTGAGGACGATATCCCAAACATGATCCTGTTGCCACGTGCAGCGGAGGAACTAACCGTGCCGTTTATCGCCTCGGGCGGCATGGCGGATGCGCGCAGCCTTGTGGCGGCGCTAGCGCTCGGCGCCGACGGCATGAATATGGGCACGCGCTTCATCGCCACCCAGGAGGCGCCCGTGCATGAGAACGTGAAGCAAGCCATCGTCGCCGCGTCCGAGACCGATACTGAGCTCGTCATGCGCCCCCTGCGCAATACCGAGCGCGTACTCAAGAGCGATGCCACGACGCGGCTACTGGAAAAGGAAGCCGCACTCGGCAAGGATATCAAGTTTCCAGACATCATGGCCGAGGTCGCAGGCGTCTACCCGAAGGTCATGATGAACGGCGACATGGATGCCGGCGTCTGGTCCTGCGGCATGGTTGCAGGCCTGATAAACGATATTCCGACCTGTCAGGAGCTCATTGACACCATCATGTCAGAGGCCGAGGCGCTTATACGCCAGCGCCTTAAGGACATAATCGCCGCCTAG
- a CDS encoding VOC family protein, translated as MPVRTIDHVVVMASDIERSIAFYRDTLGGETPFEVAFRAGTLKVMPVRLGGVVVNVQRLDEPAYIVAKRLEAGTVDVCFRWDGDIQSAIDFLGERGVAIIEGPVPRPAADGTWGTSVYFRDPDGNLLEFLTTDTPSEAIF; from the coding sequence ATGCCTGTGCGCACCATCGACCACGTCGTCGTTATGGCAAGCGATATCGAGCGCTCGATCGCCTTCTATCGCGATACGCTCGGCGGCGAGACGCCGTTTGAGGTTGCCTTTCGCGCCGGCACCCTGAAGGTGATGCCAGTGCGCCTCGGTGGTGTCGTGGTCAATGTGCAAAGGCTCGACGAGCCCGCTTATATCGTTGCCAAGCGGCTGGAGGCTGGCACCGTCGACGTCTGCTTCCGCTGGGACGGTGACATTCAGAGCGCTATCGATTTCCTCGGCGAGCGCGGCGTCGCCATCATCGAAGGCCCCGTCCCCCGCCCCGCTGCCGACGGCACCTGGGGCACATCGGTCTACTTCCGTGACCCCGACGGCAACCTCCTTGAATTTCTCACTACCGACACGCCATCAGAAGCAATTTTCTGA